The Liolophura sinensis isolate JHLJ2023 chromosome 6, CUHK_Ljap_v2, whole genome shotgun sequence genomic sequence GCTTAGAGTTTATACAGGCTTTTATATGCTTATACCAGCGATATTAtacaaaaaatcacaaaagaaaCTATCTTCCATTATAGACCGTTATGTTGTTATTGGTGAAATTTACATAAAGAAAATGTCCAATGTGAACCCGAATGTGGATGGAGTTTTTGCATGCAGAGCTACTTATAACGGCATGATGACTACTACTCTTTACGTCGTATAGGTTCTTAATTCTTGGatgatttgtgtttgttttggaaGTTAATCTTGCCATTATTAACCTGCACGGAATGACTACATGGATGAGCACCTATTTCGACGCCTAGATTGCAGTGCCTCAAATGGGGAAAATATTCCATTGTCTCTTCATCAGAAATTGTGAATGAAGTAATGTAGTACTAGATAGGCCTATAACAGGCATCCATACTTAGTGGTGTGGCGCAACTGGCTCTCTACTGATCGCTTGACCGTGCATGGCATAGTCACTAGATGTCCATTCGGATTGACTAGCCATCATAACACGGCGTGTTATAAGATACTGTTCCTCTCCTAAACTGCATTGCGAGATCTGTAAAAAGTATATctttacagttttatgaacctttatttatgaaatataagCATGGTAATAATTCAGCTGTATGCATATTGTAACAGCGTGGGAGTGGCAGTCCATGTGGCAGTCCATGTAGCTGTCCATGCTCGGTATATATCAGCTGCTGTCCGCAAATGCTAAGGCGTCCTGAATGgctgatacatacatacaggacCACCAGTCATGTCGCTATAGTTGTGACTTTCGCGCGCTGCTTGTTTCAGTAAACTATAAGATTCATGAAAGTCAGAAAATAGCGAacttttatgatatttataacAGGTTCTTGCATATATCTGAACTTATACCATTTGGAACTATCACTCCTGAAAGGCATTATTTATGTTAGGTATACGTATGCCCAAGCCTTGGCCTGGCTAATTAAAAAATAGTCTCCAAAATTTCGTCACTTGACATTTCGACAGACTAGAGTTTGGCCAGCAACATTTCGACTTTAGGCAAAATTTGCCCCTTCGACATTATCGGTAGTAGGCTGTTTACGAAGTCTTtcattcgttgaagaccactcgtCTTCCACCGATATGGAGTGCACAcgtgtatgtcacacgtgggaatgtTCGTCAGCAAGTTGTCAACAGTCGaaggttttccccgggcactcaggtttcctctaTGCACTTACAAACATTACCACCtttgtacaaaagaaaaaaattagtatGGCGCtttataacaataaaataaataaatctatgtcaTTTTGTCTGCATCTGATATCTTCTGATACTGTGACTTCTCATTTGATCCTTTGATAAGGAGGCCTTTCTTTTAGTCTAACAGGATTGTTTACCTATCTTCTTTGCGTTCGCTTTGTCTACCCCGTTCATCAAGAAGAAGTTTAAAACGTGAAATCAGTGAGTATAAGAAATATTATACAATCTGAAAGTCAAGGTGTTCCTTCTCTTTCTGTGTAAGCTTCATCTAACATTTCCGCcaatagatatatttatttgtctgctgttttacgccgtactcaagaatatttcacttatacgacagcattatggttggaggaaaccgagcagagcccggggggaacccaaggccatccgcaagttgctggcagaccttcccatgtacggctggagaggaagccagcatgagctgaacttgaactcacaccgatcgcattggtgagaggctattgggcaattacactgcgctagcgcgctaaccaactgagccacggaggcccccactaatacatatatattatttgtgCAAATGATTTTTGTAAGAACATGAGCTATATATAGGTATAACCCCTTGATATTTGTGGTTTACcattataaacatttttatcacaATTCTTTTGTTGCTTCTATTGAAATTCATTTTGCCGAATGAATTATTTCCCAGCACACACGTGTGTAAACTAACTATCCCTGCAGGGATACTAACTGCACTGAATAGACGCACTGCACGAAGCTTCGCAAAATCCCTAAATGAAACTAATCACTACACGGGGCTGGTCGCGCATCGTTCAGTCTCACCAGGTCTCTTGTATACAAAGAATTCAATTGAGGCATAAGTATGTTTATACAAACTGTGAAGCGAGGCGGTCTTCTTCACTTACCCTTTGGGGTGGGGCTGTGAAGAGCTTCGGGCAGCCCGAGATCGCCGTGAACACAATCAGTGTTATTCTCAACGATTAACGCAGAAAGGGTGACAATTAGtggacaaaaaaataatcttgatCGGTCAAGAAAGGAGCTGGCTGAGTATTTGGAGGCTTGTGAGTAAAGAGGGCATTCTTTGTGTTGACAATGGGTTAGGGGATACCCCGCGGGCGAGATAACGGGGCCATAACTCTTCGCTTTACGACAATTAGTCGCTGAAAGGCGGGAGAATAGCTCCGGGTAACTCAAGTGCCATTCAAACCCCACTGCTCTTGAAAGGCTGCTAAAGCGAATATTGTTAGGTAATCACTTGGGCGGAAAATCGCCTCGACACCCTGCCTGTTTGGGGGCCTCGCCGTGAGGGGGCCTGTCAGGTAAGTCTAATTATGTCCGCATCGCTGCCGTATAGAAACTGGGTTGTCCCGTCTGATACTAGAGATACCGTATTGTCCGCTCTTTACCTTCCACCCAGCCTTGGCGCCGCGTCGTGCTGTTTTTCGAACTCGCAGTTTACCAAAAGAAAGAACTGCCCGGTTGTGTTGCCTTGTTCAGCTGTTATGCCGCCCACAATAATTCCCCGCAGGAGCCTTTAGTCCGTGCTGATTTTGCGTGTATTTCTTGCGCTGACTGATTCCTACATTGGTACAGTTTCAACACTCTGCCAAAGTTCACCCGTTCAAGCTTCCGGATAATGGCGTGGGTCAGTCAAGTTGACGTGCGCAAAACACCTGACAAACAACTGAAAAGTGGTCGTTAATTTGTCATTATCTGCTAACTTTCCGTTCACACCAAGGTTATTTTGCTGTACCCACCACTATTCACCTGGAGGCTCATGCAGTATGTTTCCAGTCCCCAGCATTGCAGTAAGCCGTCACAGATGCTTACATCATCATATAACTGTCCACAACTCCACTTTTCGCCGAGAATTCACGTCCTGCATAGCCACCTTGATACCCTTACAATCGATTTCCCCTTTTTCTTAAGTCTAGTAACGTGTTCTTTGTATTTCCAACATGGTGAAAATGATTACACCTGCATGGGTGGGAAAGGTTTACACCTGGGGAAAACCTGTCGTAGAACCTTTCTGAGACATCGAGACGATTAAATTTCACACACATGGAAATGGAATCGAAAATATTGATTATCTTGAAAAAATATCAGGCCGTTTATCCAAGCAACACGCCACGCAGCAATATATTCAACCAAGCAACTTCATATTTTCAACTGATGTCAGCTTAAGCTGTATCACTCACTTCAcgtatttaattgtttttcacTACTGTAGTAAAGCTTTTGTGCTTTCCATTGGAGTGGTATACGTGATGGGTCATCggtcaatcaaatcaatacgGTCCATCATGCAAAGCCAACTCACTCATCAGTTTACCTAAATGACAAGCAGAAGTCAAATATTGAcgaaaaaaagtacaattagtTTTCCGGAAGCCTGTTTTTTCACGAACACAAAATAGTTGAATGTCATAGGTATGTATTGGGGCCATGAGAAGTCATTTAGATGCAGTGATGCTCTTAGCACCGAATCTTGCACCCCTCTCTTCTGTCCAAGTCCCAAGCACGCAAATAGGCTAAGTAAGGTTAATTAGTAGAGTTGCATTTTAACTACAGATTTTCCTCTGGTATATAAATTGGCATTGTCATGGTGTCACGACGTAACTGCTGCGGTAGAAACTGTCAGTGGCAGTGTATAATGGAGAGGATGATTTGAATACAAAGGAGTTTGAGCTCACCCGGATTCATCTGTCAAAGGTATGGTCAGGAATCGTCCTTGACTAATACAGTTACAGCATACAAAAGACTCCAGAGAGGACTCAATTACGCTGAAATTCGTCAGTAAAACTAACAAAACTCCCACGGGTGACTGCTGTGGGGATACTCTTGCTGTGAAAGTGCAGGGAGATGAAAACAGATTAAGGAGCGTGAGATACAATGGTGGTCTTAAGAGGCACCCCAGGCCTGTGGAGATGGAGTGGTTGAAGTTGTTTGTCCAGAACTCGACGCAACAAATCTAAGAGTAGAGTTCCTTTGTGTTGTTTAACCTCTTCAGCGACATCTGTTTACTCTTAATTAAGTGTACTTAACGTACATATATCCTCGTGTCTGCGTAGGAAATTGATACATTGGTATATAGAGATATGATTTCGTCTACCTGTAACAGAACACAAATAAATAGAGCACAATACAGCAATACATATTGTGATATATTCTTTATTCGCCAAATATATAGCTGCTGTTTTCCCCAAAAGCTTACTCCAAGAATCAGTTACAGGTGAGCTAATATACTGATTCTGAATACATCTCCGCTGAAATGTGTAGCGAGCATTGCTATTCCCTACACTATACGATGTATTTGTATTCCCTGTAGTTCTCTACtttatttcaaaatcaatatattataattaaggCATTGAACCTGTCTACTTACCGACTATGTACACAAtatatcatttaattttaacTGACACTCATTTTTACAGTTCCTGTATAAGCCTATGTGATTTTTGACGTTGCCGTTTAAATCAATATGTTCCCAATGTTTTGGAACCCGATTTCATAAGGATATAttcaaaacagattttattttaaaaagcaTAAGTGTAAAAGATGCATGTGTCATCAATATGGCACCGAGAAATTGTCCACGGTCGCGCAAATAAGCGAAATCCTGAATTTGATATGAGACActcatatatgcatgtttttcaAGATTCAGTATGAAAAGATATAACGAAAATTACCAGTCTATAAACACATGCTTGTGTATATGAAACTGAATTCGAAAGGCTTGAGACGTTTTATACAAAATGTGAATCTAATTATATACTCAATGTAGCTTTTGTTTGCTTTGACTAGGGTGCACCTGTTTTGCAACATGAAAGACGGTTGTCCGGGGTATGTGCTAACATGTATGTTGATTGAGGTAATTCAGGTATCGGAATAAATGAATCAAGAAATACAGGTGAGAAATTACCTGGTATTACGCTTTGATCTGCCTGACCTTGATTAACTTCATTCccacacattttaatttaatagGATGCAATTAAAGCTATTTGGACGCCGCATTACTTGTTTGTAGGTATGATGAATCGATGGTGGGATTAACTAAAGACCCTGGGATTCTTGGTTGTTAACCGGGCGACAGAATGGTGATTATATACCGTAATTACACTTAGTGATCGCCAAACTATTCCCAACAGAGAAGTCAGTTTAGTTAACACGTAACCACCTAATCAGTGAACACAAAGGGATTGCATGAGAACTGCCCTTGATTTCTGCTTATTCCGGTAATACGCACCTTATTAACCCCATCCGTATACATCTGGTAACTCCTGCATGACAACATGTGTAAGAGCGTGACATTCAGTAACCCTGGAACATGACAATTACAAAAGTCATTCTATTTCTTACCTTCTGTCACGTTGATGCATAGATGCATTTGACAAGCCATCATATTGAAGGCCTTTTATACAAGCTTGTATAACGCGGACAACAAGATACGGCGAGAAAACACACATGACAATTTAAACAGCCTTCTGAAACTTAACCAAAAACATATGTTGAAAACACGCGTAATCCCGCTTAACCGCAGTACGAAAAAACCAACAGTTACGCCACAGGAACGGGTAATTACGCCCATAAACAGACTAGGGACAAAGTTATTGCAATTTAATAGtaatataactatatataacGAATACATGTCTGGAAGATTATATACTTGTCggtgaacatatttttatttcatccacttatcttttttttctttccacgtgtaactttcccacgtgtatGTGCGTGCCCTTGCGATGCGCGCATGTTAAATACACAGCGATATGAGTTCATCGGACACTGTAGATGCCTCTTTGCAAAGTGGATAAATGAGAGCGACGGGTTGAACTTCTACCCTGCATTGTTCAGGATCATTTTATAAGATACTTGACTTTAACAGCTGCAGCTCTATCGATCAAATGCAACTCTGCTGGTTTATCcccataaatgaaataaaggaCCCCGTGGACGACATTGATACAAGTTATCAGGTAGAAACCTCAATGTACACATTAGCAAATCACTTAAACTTTTGCCTGCATGAAAGCAGAacgtctatttatttatttatataatagtTGATTAAGACATGgtcaagaagttttcatttatacagcaGTGGTGAGCTTTATGGGTGcatgaggaaaccggagtgcccggggtgtaaaccaccgacctttgactatatactgacaaactttcccacgtgtgacggtATAGTGTAGAACGTGTCAAACAGTGCAGTTATTCAAAACAGTAGTTGCAGCTAGGGAAATATGTATCTACTTGTATTTTATAGTTGTAATAGAAACATACGGATTTCATACAGCCACAAACGAATGTAATGGCCATATATATTCGGATGTTatagctatatgtatgtgtgcggaTGTGATACTTTTGTGGTTTGTAAAGTACATGCAAACGTCTGGATGTGCTCACAGATGTCACTACTTTCCGTGTTACGCAACGCGCTAAAGACTCTTCAGGAATCCGAGTATACAAAAGACATGACCAGACAATAGGCGAAGGTATAAAATGCAAGGCGTTTTGCCGTCATGAAACTGAATGAGACGGGCGCCAACATCAAAAGACATCAGTCTATATACTGTCATGTAACTACTAGAAAACATACCTGTCATTGCTCTATTACAGTGGATCGTATTACGGTTGTAGGTGAGGCGAATAAACCACCAAGGTGCACACATAAAAACGCCCGTCTCCTGCTCTCAGGTGTTTAAGAATGACAAAGTAACAAAGCATAAAGCAAGTGAatgtatagtatttatttaactgtgtgctagtatatatgtataaagtattatttttcACCCGTTTGGtagtaaattttttaaatagacTTATAGAGAAGTAACGGCCATTATAGAATTCCAAATGTTCTCAATCCTTTTTTGACCAAAATCTTTCATTAATTACAACTGATCTTGATATCTGCCATTAAAGCAATAATTTCTCAACAATAAGTTGACACAAAAATGACGTAAATGCAGAGTGAAGAAATAATCGGTTGTTTCTgttcttcagtttttttttattttagacgAAGAAGTGTTCCAAGGGTTGTAATAAATTTTTAGAAAAGAAGGAGACTTGCATTTTGTTTATAAGGTGCAGGGGTAcacataataaaaacaatacttatgatggttgtatatatatatatgggcgTTTAAACTGATCTTGAACGGCAATCATCAGTCATGCAGCGCCTCATTAAAGCTGTCAAATGCACTGGTCATTCACGTATAATACGAGCCTTGTTTCAAGGTAACACATTCACGGGTGAATAAGTAAGTGTCGACCACATCTGCCGGAACTGTAGCAGTATAAAGGGTAATATGAATCGATAATCACACCCTTACTATATATTTCGCCGGACTGTATAATGAGAAATAAACGGTtttcctgttacatgtacatgtagctggtttaATCACTTTTCATAAACACAAATTTTTAAAGACTGATTTGCTGAGCCTACATGTAGTAATAGGTAATCGGTAGTATATAGCTGGTATTACCATTAGCAAAAACATTAGAGCAAAAAGCATTAACATGTAACACAAACGgaaatgaaattataaaatttcattgatttcattAGAATTGTTTTGTCccattttttatatgtatttacaacgACTCAGAGATGCAGTATGGAgggttaaaattttatttcgTTGTGAAATAGCTCAGCAAACATGTATAGCAGTTTACTGAGCACCCAAGAGCCAGATGGAAACTCAAAAAATTGTTTGACATGTCAACGTAAAATATGATAATAGTGAAGAACACGTGGTAAAAAGGTATCCCTTTAACAATTCTGTCAGTTTATGAAGTTACGAAGACATCATTTCCATTGTTTCTTTGACAAATGATTGAGTTTCAATGGGGAAATAAAAAGTTTGCTTTGGGTTTCAAAAGACgatgtattttaaaacaattttccaACTAATAAATTTACGTTTTCGTTTTATACAACTGCTTTACCTTATGACATTTTAGACACGTATAAATTACAGCTTTCCAGCAGATCAAAATGATCATCATTAAGTATACAGATGTTCGACAAGTACTTCAGTATATGAGAAAACTTTAGCAAAAGAGATACCTCGTGGATGGTGCTATGTGGTCTGCTCCCGATGTACtttgtgaaatttttgaaaataatgattTCTTATATATACGTATCAATTTATCATGGGTGTAAACGACATAAATTATATGCTTAAAAATATTACCAAAAGCACAGGTAAGTCATATGTAGAGTTAGAGTTCATTAGTCAATGGTGTCAGGTTTCACCAGCTGCCCTAGAGTAAGTGGAGAAGCCTTAATGCCCAGTAATTAGCACAACTAAATGGTGCGGCTACAGCATATCATTTGACCGCCGCACTGATCCCCCAAAAGAGTCCACTAAGCCCCGCCCACAACTCGATATGACAGCTCCACCGCACTTCTTCATCCCTGCTGTGAAAAGATATGAGAGATTGCGACCAATCAGCGGAGCGTCTGTCAGTCAACACGAACCTGTGACCAGGGGGCGCCATCATTGTAATGAGGAACAATCCTCCCAGCGGGGAGGGACCGTGGAGCCGTTGAAGTGTGATTGGATGGGTGTGGTCCCCGAAGACAGCTCTTTGTCACCAGCCGCTTATCAGTTGTAGGCACTGAATGCTGCGCTCGAGTTTTACTTTAGCACTGTTTAATTAGATGAGTACGGTTAATTCATGTTATTGCCTTCTCACAGGGTCTACAGCGCCGGATAATCTTGCCGTTTTCTGCGCACTGCCCCAGGCTTTAAAAGCACCACACTGAGCTTCAGCCATAATTATTTGCTCCTTTTTAAGGAACAGCGAAGCATTTCAGTGGGCAAACCACGGACAGATTGTAGTGAATGGAGCACACTTGTTAAGGTACAAATAGCAGTCTTTCAACACCACTCAAATCAACTGACGATCGAGTGGAGAGGCAGAAGTTGATGGAGCTCTTGTTGGCACTGTATCGTTAAATAAACTACTTGACACTGGTCATTTACTGCGAAGCGCCCAGTTTCTATTCGACTTCAGAACCCAAATCACTCGGTTGCGTCAACATTTTTACCACATCGGTTCACTTTTAGGAGACATTTATAATTTCCAAGGAGACGAGGAAAAATTATACAGAACCTCAAAATGACGCACGAGACAGAGGGTGATAAACCGACGCCAGCGAAACTAGGCAAGTCATCGTTCAGCATCAGCAGTATTTTAGGAAAGGATGAAGATAACGAAGCCGTTGGAAAGGATTCAAAACCAGCGAGTGAGGAATCGAAAGGAAAAAAGACTGCCGAGGCTGTCATTTCCGGACCAGATCCAGTGCTTTACCAAAATTTTCTGACAAGCTCGGGAATGACTTATCACCCGGGCCTGGCACTACCTTACTACCCCCAATCTCACTTCCCGGCACCATGGAACCTGTGGTACTCGGGCAGTCCTAATGGCCAAAGTAAAGGTAAGCCGGACTTACTTTTTGTGTTCCATCGATACCGTTTACGTCACCAAATTGTCGTATGTTTATGTGACTGTTTTTATGCATTCCGGTCCGTATTTGCATTgggtattttattttaattatatatttactcGTTATTCCACCTGTTCCCTGTTGATGGGTAATAGGCCcactttttcttttgtatttaaatactaaatacattactacatgtagaattttaaaCTGCATTTTATTATTACCCAATTCATTTGCTTTGGAAGTTTCTTTTTGGGTTCGTTCCCAAAGATTTGTCTTATAAAACTTATCACTTGTAGAAAGAAATTACATATCCCTTTGTTctttttctgtgatttttatAGCTGCCGGAAAATCCCCACCGTTGGACATGTGCTTCAAAGGCTCCCTGAAACGAAGTCGCTCCCCATCGGCGGACGGTTCGGAAATGCGCAACACAGCTTCTCCGTCAGTGTCTGAATCTGGATCCACCGGGAGCCTGGAGACTTCAAAGACCGGAGCCAATTCCACGTCCCAGGTAGATCGCCGCTTGTCTTTGGAAAGTCTCGGGGACGACGACGACAGGGCAGGAGATGAAGGAAGTGACCAGGACGATGGCTCCAAGTgtcagagaaaaaagaaaaccagaACGGTTTTTTCTAGAAGTCAAGTGTTCCAACTGGAATCTACATTCGACATGAAACGCTACCTTTCTAGTTCCGAGAGGGCTGGATTAGCGACGTCTTTGAACCTCACTGAAACTCAGGTGAAAATCTGGTTCCAGAACCGCCGAAATAAATGGAAGAGACAGTTGACTGCAGATATGGAGGCGGCTAGCTTGGCTCAGGCAGCCTCTAACCAGAGACTTGTACGCGTGCCTATTCTGTACAGGGACGAATCCGAGCTTCATGGCATGAGTTCATCACACACGACGAAGCCATCTTTAACGGCGGCAGACTTAAGCCAGAGCTTTCCCTCCCCTTTGTCATCGCTCCACGCTCAGTATTATTCCCACGCCATGGCTGCATTACCTGCGCACCTGAGAACTTTACACCGGgtattgtaatatttatacGAATTTACTTCAGAATTTTAACAAGAAATAATCCGTGGACAGATATAAATTTGCCACCGGAAACTATACCGTCATGCCTTCTATGACTGAACACAAAATGCAGCGTAAAGATTTAACGTGGCTTTAATAAAAAAGAGTTTCAGAAGAAACGAAGAGACTGATAATATCGTTATATATGAACCCGTGCTACAGTATGTGAGCGGAGTCTGGTATTTAAGTACTAAGTTTATTTAATTCCAACAGAAGTGTTGGTGCATGTTTTGTGCTGTACGATTGTGTGGAGTTATGTGTGAGATTATACGACAAAATAACATTATTGCAAAATAACTCCTATATATTATAAAGATGAATCACCAAACCTTACAACTCAATTTTtctaagattatatatgtatatatttacgtgTATATACGTTGTTATATTATTTCGTTTATCATTTGTTGTGTAAATAAAAATCATGAATTGATAGAATGTTTTGAAGTATACCGAACGCTTATGAATGTTAATACATACCCAAGAAGAAGGCATATAATGAGTGTATTTTAGTATTAATCGTACATTATTGCCCTTAACCACATTTTTCCATGACTTTAAATTTTAGACTGGATTTTAGATTGACAACGCGTTGTGGAAAATACTCCCAATAAGTTATTGTGTTATCTATAAGCGAAATTCTCCGAGGACATCATTCTGTAGCAAATCCGTTGTTCCCTGTTTATGTATACAGGCATATATACTGCACCCATAACTAAGATTGCTGTGGTTTAAAGGTTAACTAAAGTTTTGTAATCAGAGTAAAATGTGCTCACAGGTTTCCCATGAATAAACTTTCATAAACGTGTACTCAGATATCACCTGTAAAAGTTCAACATTTTATTAGTTATCAGCATGTAATGTGCAATTTGTATGTATCATAAAATCATGTGTAAAGAACAATTAaatgaacagataaaataaataaataaataagtaaataaataaataaatatgaaaatatagcCATGTGGAGTTGCATAATACCAAATTCTGAAACATATCGGGTAGAACTGACTCAATATTAAGATATGGAAAATAGAaaagagaatatatatatatatatatatatatatatatatatatatatatatatatatatatatatatatatatatatatatatataaaagttaaatgaataatatatatagtTGAAATCGATTTTTCTTCACAAGATTGCGTGTTGATAACTAACCCACTTCAGCGGACCCTGACTGACTGGGCGTTTCGGGAGTTCAAGTCCCTTTCGCCTTTGTTTGTGAATGATGCGAGGGAAAAAGTCACCACTTCTGATGATAAAATCTATAGCCTGCATGCAACTGTATCAGTCTGCAGACTTTTTTGAGAGGCTGTATGCACAAGTAATCCCAGTTGTGCATCATTAGACAAagctgccacaagaagacacagtatatgtacacacacctcgtCGTGATatgtgatatgactgaaaaattttaaagtacgatgttaaaccccaagcatgcatacataagTTAGACTAAGTAACCCATATAAAGGGAGATCACCCAATCTATCAACAATGGGGCTCTCAACACACGATTCCATATGTTCAAGTGTGCCGAGTACTTACCAATCTGCACGTGTAACCCAGCTGTTGACAGGAAACTCATTGAATCGAGGATTTGTTAatctatattttgttttactttaaaatcAAGGAAATATAGGTATACAAAGTCAAAATAGTCGTACAGTATATAGGCTATAGGCCTACGCAGTTTTACAGCTGGTCATCGTTAAGATCTATAAGGAGAATTCCATGCAAAGTGCAGGGGAGTACACAGCTTGATAAAAGATAACACACAtgcaaaaatacacataattaAAGATACTTAATGAATATGTGCTGTAATTAGACGTAATTGTGAATTGATAAACATTGCAAATTGCTAAATTCGTTTACAAAACGCTCATGATTTTAAGCATTAGATAATGAGGCGTGACATAGAGCGACTACAAATCATTGTGCACAAGAAAATATACTCCCGATAATTTAAGCTTATAAAATGATAAAGTAAGTACTAAAAATACTGTATGAATATGCAAACAAATGCGTCTAAGTTATCTCGTTTCAATTCATTTATAATCGGCAGCTTATGTATTATACAATGGGAACATATTTGTTGGATAAAAAGAGAAGAggcataattttatttatttatttatttatttatttgtttatttacttcattggtgttttgcgccatactcaagaaatttcatTTGCACGACGGAGGTCAGAACtgtagtgggagaaaacctaaAAAGCAAGAAAAACCCTGAGAAAACCGACAACTATCAGCAGGTTGCCGGacgaaatattattttaagtaCCAGTATAGATGTCAGTATATGCTATATCCACACTTGTGAATGATATATATTACAAACATCCTTGCTTTCATCAAGTATACCACGCGTATGGGCCGGTCC encodes the following:
- the LOC135467325 gene encoding homeobox protein HMX3-like, encoding MTAPPHFFIPAVKRYERLRPISGASVSQHEPVTRGRHHCNEEQSSQRGGTVEPLKCDWMGFKSTTLSFSHNYLLLFKEQRISIRLQNPNHSNLKMTHETEGDKPTPAKLGKSSFSISSILGKDEDNEAVGKDSKPASEESKGKKTAEAVISGPDPVLYQNFLTSSGMTYHPGLALPYYPQSHFPAPWNLWYSGSPNGQSKAAGKSPPLDMCFKGSLKRSRSPSADGSEMRNTASPSVSESGSTGSLETSKTGANSTSQVDRRLSLESLGDDDDRAGDEGSDQDDGSKCQRKKKTRTVFSRSQVFQLESTFDMKRYLSSSERAGLATSLNLTETQVKIWFQNRRNKWKRQLTADMEAASLAQAASNQRLVRVPILYRDESELHGMSSSHTTKPSLTAADLSQSFPSPLSSLHAQYYSHAMAALPAHLRTLHRVL